One Keratinibaculum paraultunense genomic window carries:
- the istA gene encoding IS21 family transposase: protein MLTITQVNYIRDLYFWEGKNITEICNLTGRNYRTIKKYIEQDDFNSKEHKVKRPNKSDVLRPIINKWLTEDKFRHHKQKHTAKRIYDRLKEEYPDLLKVSERTVRRIVKEEREKVYGADNAYLKLEHPGGEAQVDFGCFKAYENGTLKDFHMLVLSFPKSNAGFAVATRSETREALLEGMVTIFNFMGYVPNTIWFDQMSSVALRTRDERGVVKPTDFIVRFATHYGFDIKLCNPNSGHEKGNVENKVGTIRRNIFVPEPTIKDLDEFNQKLLEKCLEANKELHYRHKVPIKDLFESEKTLMIPVNKVVFDTANYENRKVNKYGLVEYSGCRYSVSPKYVGETVVLKIMANKIEILTKDLSVKITEHPRLFERGQESINYIDFIDIIKLRPNALKYLSIYSLLPTSWQDYLKSLDKESYRQAFDVLRMILLEEDMDYADKVLKETLKHKSISPEAVEITYKRFKEDHTLFESTIYFPEDLPPYEVDINQYDLLLLGGERR from the coding sequence GTGCTGACAATTACTCAAGTAAATTATATACGAGATTTATACTTTTGGGAAGGCAAAAATATTACTGAAATTTGTAATCTGACTGGAAGAAATTATCGCACTATTAAAAAATACATAGAACAAGATGACTTTAATTCAAAAGAACATAAAGTTAAAAGACCTAATAAATCCGATGTCTTAAGGCCGATCATCAATAAATGGCTTACCGAAGATAAGTTCAGACACCATAAACAAAAGCATACTGCCAAAAGAATCTATGATAGGTTAAAAGAGGAATATCCTGATTTATTAAAGGTTTCAGAAAGAACCGTAAGGAGAATTGTCAAAGAAGAAAGGGAAAAAGTTTATGGAGCTGATAATGCCTATCTAAAGCTTGAGCATCCAGGCGGGGAGGCACAAGTAGATTTTGGCTGCTTTAAAGCCTATGAGAATGGTACATTGAAAGATTTCCATATGCTAGTATTATCATTTCCAAAATCTAATGCAGGCTTTGCAGTAGCCACAAGAAGCGAAACAAGGGAAGCCCTTCTAGAAGGAATGGTAACTATCTTTAACTTCATGGGCTATGTACCTAATACTATTTGGTTTGACCAAATGTCCTCTGTGGCACTGCGAACTAGGGATGAGAGAGGTGTTGTAAAACCAACAGACTTCATAGTGAGATTTGCAACCCATTATGGCTTTGATATTAAGCTTTGCAATCCAAACAGTGGCCATGAAAAAGGGAATGTAGAAAACAAGGTAGGTACCATTAGGAGAAACATTTTCGTTCCTGAGCCAACAATTAAGGATTTAGATGAATTTAACCAAAAGCTCCTTGAGAAATGCCTTGAGGCCAATAAAGAACTTCATTACCGTCATAAGGTACCAATTAAAGATCTATTTGAATCAGAAAAAACATTGATGATTCCTGTTAACAAGGTAGTCTTTGATACAGCTAATTATGAAAACAGAAAAGTGAATAAATATGGACTTGTAGAATATTCAGGATGTCGATATTCAGTAAGCCCAAAATATGTGGGAGAAACTGTAGTTTTAAAGATAATGGCCAACAAAATAGAAATCCTCACAAAGGATTTATCAGTTAAGATTACAGAACACCCTAGGCTGTTTGAAAGAGGGCAGGAATCCATAAATTATATAGACTTCATTGACATAATCAAGTTAAGGCCAAATGCCTTGAAATATTTAAGTATATATTCACTACTTCCTACATCATGGCAAGATTATCTTAAGTCCTTAGATAAAGAATCTTACAGACAAGCCTTTGATGTATTGAGAATGATACTATTAGAAGAAGATATGGACTATGCCGACAAGGTATTAAAAGAAACTTTAAAACACAAGTCAATATCCCCAGAGGCTGTAGAGATAACATACAAGCGATTCAAAGAAGACCACACTCTCTTTGAAAGTACAATATATTTTCCAGAAGATTTACCACCATATGAAGTTGATATCAACCAATATGACCTCTTGCTACTTGGAGGTGAGAGAAGATGA
- the istB gene encoding IS21-like element helper ATPase IstB gives MREEISKYQKKLRLSSSLMEIYPNIEAESHEEFLLKLLKELNEDREEKRRIRNLKNAGFQVLKSLEGYDYSQIRFPNSLRVQELESLSFVDKKENLILYGSVGTGKTHLSVALGVKLINEGKKAVFYRVHDLINQLESDDQKKKSSIYKKINQADLLILDEWGYLPLHQEGARLLFDIVSICYETKSIIITTNIEFGKWKGFLFDEKLTAAIVDRLIHHSHMLIFTGKSYRMANSLIR, from the coding sequence ATGAGGGAAGAAATTAGTAAATATCAAAAGAAACTGAGACTATCCAGTAGCCTTATGGAGATCTATCCAAATATTGAAGCAGAAAGTCATGAGGAATTCTTACTTAAACTACTAAAAGAGCTAAATGAAGATAGGGAAGAAAAAAGGAGAATCAGAAATTTAAAGAATGCAGGATTTCAAGTATTAAAATCATTAGAAGGCTACGATTACTCACAAATCAGATTTCCAAACAGCTTAAGGGTACAAGAACTTGAATCACTATCCTTTGTAGATAAAAAAGAAAATTTAATTCTTTATGGCTCAGTAGGAACTGGAAAAACGCATCTATCAGTAGCCCTTGGAGTTAAGCTGATAAATGAAGGTAAAAAAGCAGTTTTCTATCGAGTCCATGATTTAATCAACCAACTAGAATCAGACGATCAAAAGAAAAAATCATCCATTTACAAGAAAATCAATCAAGCGGACCTACTTATCCTTGATGAATGGGGGTACCTTCCCCTTCATCAAGAAGGAGCAAGACTCCTATTTGACATCGTTTCAATCTGCTATGAAACAAAAAGTATTATCATAACGACAAACATAGAATTTGGAAAATGGAAAGGCTTTTTATTTGATGAAAAGCTTACAGCTGCAATAGTAGATAGACTAATACACCACTCACACATGCTAATATTTACAGGAAAAAGCTATCGTATGGCCAACTCATTAATTAGGTAA
- a CDS encoding helix-turn-helix transcriptional regulator, whose translation MKNNLEKLRKERGIKQEELAKELKVSRQTISSIENGRYNPSIILAFKIAKYFNKKIEDIFIYEEVEK comes from the coding sequence TTGAAGAATAATTTAGAAAAACTAAGAAAAGAAAGAGGTATAAAACAAGAAGAACTAGCAAAAGAATTAAAGGTCTCTCGGCAAACTATTAGCTCAATTGAAAATGGGCGATATAATCCGTCAATCATTTTAGCATTTAAAATTGCAAAATATTTTAATAAAAAAATTGAAGATATCTTTATTTATGAGGAGGTAGAAAAATGA
- a CDS encoding IS3 family transposase (programmed frameshift), protein MKWKGKRYPEEFKRQIVKEVEETGNASLVARRHDLVPGTVTRWVRESKKQNGLIPSSNYSNNINAKSLEEENEQLKKLLGEKDLEIAILRDLLKKTNPPIEDKVNIAKKWIDLGYTAVTVLKIVGLSRSTYYYNIKKRAKSEDVNEDIITNKGGRPIPGYSFDKDGDRICDEQIKEYILEIIETEGLYYGYYKITVLLGRKFNLIINKKKVYRLCKELEVLRPQRKIKPKYPRKIAINREITTSNSLWEVDVKYGYIHGEDRFFYIASFLDVYDRNIVEYHMGLSCKTEDIIVTLKRGLMKRELYNKKINLIIRSDNGPQFISNKFQDTCKELKLEHERIPFKTPNKNAHIEAFHRLLEDECLSRYEFKSYTEAYEAVSEYIKFYNKVRIHSSLGYISPVEFYHKTLEGTAKPLKIKL, encoded by the exons TTGAAATGGAAAGGTAAAAGGTATCCAGAAGAATTTAAGCGTCAAATTGTTAAGGAAGTAGAAGAAACAGGCAATGCTTCTTTAGTTGCAAGAAGACACGATTTAGTTCCTGGCACTGTTACTCGCTGGGTTAGGGAGTCAAAGAAGCAAAATGGATTAATTCCAAGTTCTAATTATTCCAATAATATTAATGCTAAATCTTTAGAAGAAGAAAATGAACAATTGAAAAAATTACTAGGTGAAAAAGATTTAGAAATAGCCATTCTTAGAGACCTTTTAAAAAAAACGAACCCAC CAATAGAAGATAAAGTTAACATTGCAAAGAAATGGATTGATCTAGGATATACCGCAGTTACTGTCCTTAAAATTGTAGGCTTAAGTAGGTCTACCTATTATTACAACATTAAAAAAAGAGCTAAATCTGAAGATGTAAATGAAGATATTATAACGAATAAAGGTGGTAGACCAATTCCTGGTTATTCTTTTGATAAAGATGGAGACCGCATTTGTGATGAACAAATAAAAGAATATATATTAGAAATCATAGAAACAGAGGGATTGTACTATGGTTATTACAAAATAACTGTGTTATTAGGGAGAAAATTTAATTTAATCATAAATAAGAAAAAAGTATATAGATTATGTAAAGAACTTGAGGTCCTAAGGCCTCAAAGGAAAATTAAACCTAAATATCCTAGAAAAATAGCTATAAATAGAGAAATAACAACATCAAATTCCCTTTGGGAAGTAGATGTTAAATATGGTTATATTCATGGTGAAGATAGATTCTTCTATATAGCTTCCTTTTTAGATGTATATGATAGAAATATAGTAGAATATCATATGGGATTATCTTGTAAAACTGAAGACATAATCGTAACCCTTAAAAGGGGATTAATGAAGCGGGAACTTTATAATAAGAAAATTAACTTGATTATAAGGTCAGATAATGGCCCACAATTTATCAGCAATAAATTTCAAGATACTTGTAAAGAATTAAAATTAGAGCATGAAAGGATACCATTTAAGACTCCAAATAAAAATGCCCATATAGAAGCTTTTCATAGATTGTTAGAAGATGAATGTTTGTCAAGGTACGAATTTAAAAGCTATACAGAAGCTTATGAAGCAGTATCTGAATATATTAAATTCTACAATAAAGTTAGAATCCATAGTTCTTTAGGATATATTTCACCAGTAGAATTTTACCATAAAACATTGGAAGGAACAGCAAAACCTTTGAAAATAAAGCTTTAA
- a CDS encoding helix-turn-helix domain-containing protein produces MELNRFLEEIINGTNEYLEIREIDHEGNVTQHFLKQQDINKYTPPKDKNVYFGVFSRNKKSGKTRCCNTTRVLWLDFDKGMMGLSVEERVKKVQDIIMAVGLPKASILISSGNGIHAYWLLKERQQEVTEVLRIIADITDADIKATDKARIMRLPGTLNIKDKERPLEYKILQADYSLIYDYRLFKELLKDCIGQVSEKPLKAKLELTKSIIDEIKTDRPCIEKIIKGVSKGERNFALGRLTKWLQVKGFPRDISQQAILDWNNRNNPPESIRKLIKDFNMYWYEDYKLLGCKINKPELQQILDKYCNRPDCNFSMSIGNINLDKMVRINNRLLNDIQKLTGNDLLIYSVLVRNKEGLTTSALNEELINSSGKICMSNKTILDSLSTLKKLGYVKIINGNKRKREENFYKAISQSTFGLGYTLVSNDAINKAIERGVSPGGFRLYVLLLKYAYNKGICNPSLNTLAKELRTTSSNISILLKRLEESKYIRREYKKQLNGVKKLVIRLLV; encoded by the coding sequence ATGGAATTAAACAGATTTTTAGAAGAAATAATTAATGGAACTAACGAATATTTGGAAATTAGGGAAATCGATCATGAAGGAAATGTAACGCAACACTTTCTTAAGCAACAAGATATAAACAAATATACACCACCAAAGGATAAAAATGTGTATTTTGGGGTTTTTAGTAGAAACAAAAAGAGTGGTAAGACTAGGTGCTGCAATACAACAAGGGTTTTGTGGCTTGATTTTGACAAAGGAATGATGGGATTAAGTGTTGAAGAAAGAGTTAAGAAGGTACAAGATATAATAATGGCAGTAGGACTGCCTAAAGCTTCTATATTAATTTCAAGTGGTAATGGTATACATGCTTATTGGTTGTTAAAGGAAAGGCAACAAGAGGTAACAGAAGTGTTAAGAATAATAGCAGATATTACAGATGCAGATATAAAGGCAACAGATAAAGCTAGAATAATGAGGTTGCCAGGTACACTAAATATTAAAGATAAAGAAAGGCCATTAGAGTACAAAATACTACAAGCTGATTACTCTTTAATTTACGATTATAGGCTATTTAAGGAACTTTTGAAGGATTGTATCGGACAAGTCTCAGAAAAGCCTTTAAAAGCCAAATTGGAGCTTACAAAAAGTATAATAGATGAGATTAAAACCGATAGACCTTGCATTGAAAAAATAATAAAAGGTGTATCAAAAGGTGAGAGGAACTTTGCTTTAGGCAGACTAACAAAGTGGCTGCAAGTAAAAGGATTTCCGAGAGACATAAGTCAACAAGCTATCCTTGATTGGAATAATCGAAACAATCCACCGGAAAGTATAAGAAAACTTATAAAAGACTTTAATATGTATTGGTATGAAGACTACAAACTGTTAGGTTGCAAGATAAATAAGCCCGAATTGCAACAGATTCTTGATAAATATTGTAATCGACCTGATTGTAATTTTTCTATGTCTATAGGTAATATTAACCTAGACAAGATGGTGAGAATTAATAACCGATTGTTGAACGACATACAAAAGTTAACTGGAAATGATTTACTAATTTACTCAGTATTAGTCCGAAACAAAGAAGGCCTAACAACAAGTGCATTAAATGAGGAGCTAATTAACAGCTCAGGTAAGATATGTATGAGCAATAAGACAATTTTAGATAGCTTAAGTACTCTAAAGAAACTGGGCTATGTAAAAATAATAAATGGTAACAAACGAAAAAGAGAGGAAAACTTTTATAAAGCAATTTCACAAAGTACTTTTGGCTTAGGGTATACATTAGTAAGCAATGACGCTATAAATAAAGCTATTGAAAGAGGTGTTTCTCCTGGAGGATTTAGGCTTTATGTATTGCTTTTAAAATATGCTTATAACAAAGGAATTTGCAATCCTTCATTAAATACTTTAGCAAAAGAATTACGCACTACATCAAGTAATATAAGTATTTTACTGAAAAGATTAGAAGAATCTAAATATATTAGGAGAGAATATAAGAAGCAACTTAATGGGGTAAAAAAACTGGTAATAAGATTATTAGTTTAA
- the istA gene encoding IS21 family transposase, with translation MIQYRRILDLHFKGTSQRTISSSVGHSRQTVSDVVIKANHLGLVELTDEMTNQWLAEFLFPEKEAIAKGYFPVDWEVVHRELQKKNMTLKLLHYEYAQCARDSKKIPYAYRTFCRHYGKYAKKYKLTMPIRRKPGEIMEVDWAGDKLSIKDRNTGEKLPIYIFVATLPYSQLFYAEGFFNMTSQSWLMAHIHAFEYFNGVAEVLVPDNLKTGVNKALRGEPILNEAYRDLANYYGATIVPARVKSPKDKPSVEGSVGYISRQIIASLRYYQCFSLDDLNSKILEEVDKLND, from the coding sequence ATGATTCAATACCGTAGAATACTTGATTTGCATTTCAAGGGAACAAGCCAAAGAACCATTAGCTCTAGCGTAGGTCACTCCAGGCAAACTGTATCAGATGTAGTTATTAAGGCTAATCATCTAGGTTTAGTGGAGTTAACTGATGAGATGACCAACCAATGGCTAGCTGAGTTCTTATTCCCTGAAAAAGAAGCCATCGCAAAAGGGTATTTCCCAGTAGATTGGGAAGTTGTTCATCGAGAGCTACAGAAGAAAAATATGACATTAAAATTACTCCATTATGAATATGCACAATGTGCTAGGGATAGTAAGAAGATCCCTTATGCCTATAGGACTTTTTGCAGACATTATGGAAAATACGCAAAGAAGTACAAATTAACCATGCCAATTAGGCGTAAACCAGGTGAAATTATGGAAGTTGATTGGGCTGGAGATAAATTGTCTATTAAAGATAGAAATACTGGTGAAAAGTTACCTATCTATATATTTGTAGCTACACTCCCGTACAGTCAATTATTTTATGCTGAAGGGTTTTTTAACATGACATCACAAAGTTGGTTAATGGCACATATTCATGCATTTGAATATTTTAATGGGGTCGCAGAGGTTTTAGTTCCTGATAACTTAAAGACAGGTGTGAATAAAGCTCTGAGAGGAGAGCCGATTTTAAATGAGGCATATCGTGATTTAGCTAATTATTATGGAGCAACTATTGTTCCAGCACGTGTTAAATCTCCTAAGGATAAGCCTAGTGTTGAAGGAAGTGTTGGTTACATTAGCCGACAGATCATTGCTTCATTGAGATATTATCAGTGCTTTAGTTTGGATGACCTAAATTCAAAAATATTAGAAGAAGTAGATAAGTTAAATGATTAA
- a CDS encoding Mu transposase domain-containing protein, whose amino-acid sequence MYNEEEKSKLIPLRYPRYQLSEWITAKVQLNYHIQVNRMYYSVPYEYVQSDVDIRITKDLIEVYFKDMRIASHKKLLGEIGEFSTNPNHMPENHRKFLEHTPDQVRDWANTIGSNTERFVEYTLDNHVEKKALTILLSLKNLTKYYSDDLIEKGCETLMSISRVPSFSVLKTILKRMKDSQKSKEKGTLNETSTDNDYGFVRGAKYFGGVKNEE is encoded by the coding sequence GTGTATAACGAAGAGGAAAAGAGCAAGCTTATTCCCCTCCGTTACCCACGTTACCAACTATCGGAATGGATAACTGCAAAGGTTCAATTAAACTATCATATCCAAGTGAACCGCATGTATTATTCCGTCCCTTATGAGTATGTCCAAAGTGATGTTGATATCAGAATCACTAAGGACCTAATTGAAGTATACTTCAAAGATATGAGAATTGCATCACATAAAAAGCTTTTAGGAGAAATTGGCGAATTTTCCACTAACCCTAATCATATGCCTGAGAACCATAGAAAATTTCTTGAACACACTCCTGATCAGGTTAGGGATTGGGCCAATACCATAGGATCCAATACAGAGAGATTTGTTGAATACACCTTAGATAATCATGTTGAGAAAAAAGCACTAACAATTTTACTGTCTCTTAAAAATCTAACTAAATATTATTCGGATGACCTTATTGAAAAGGGCTGTGAAACCTTAATGAGTATTTCACGAGTACCAAGTTTTTCTGTTCTCAAAACAATATTAAAGCGTATGAAAGATAGCCAGAAATCAAAAGAAAAAGGAACTTTAAATGAGACAAGTACAGATAATGATTATGGCTTTGTTAGAGGTGCCAAATATTTTGGAGGTGTAAAAAATGAGGAATAA